The Bicyclus anynana chromosome 9, ilBicAnyn1.1, whole genome shotgun sequence DNA window ACATCAACAACAACttgttgtttaaatttaaattattatatgatTCATCACAAAGTGTCAAATTTAGAAGCACCTTTTGAAATTTAACttgttttcatatttatatatttcagtttttttatttaacaattaatcTGTGCAAAACTTAGGTGAGGAGGTGCCATTATAAAGCTTTTGCTTTGGATTCAAAAATTTGTAGATATTGAACTGAATATCTAACATATGATGAACTCACAACAAACTTTGTAATCAAACGGTTCTACTTACAGCTAAGAAAATTATTGGATGTGTACATGCCACTGtctttattatatgttttatgTAAGGACTTGCCAATGACAGTAAATTTTTGTGAACTTTGACCAAATGCCCTTCAGCCACAAGAGTCATGTCAACAAATTCTTCTtcctgtaaaaatataataacatttgTAATCGAAATGTTTTTTACAATCAAGAACAGAGAgccttcacactaatattacaatgtCTATTGGTATTgctaataataaacattaaactaaattccaacaaaaatagttaaaacacATCCAAAACGGATCAGTAGTTTTTTACAATTCACGAATAAACAAACCAAACCAGTTGTCTAACTTTATGGTGGCAAGACTCGCAAAATGTACATCGtattcaattattatatagtttatGAATTACCTGTTGTAACTGAGCAAATccattacaaatattatttttataagaattCCAACTTAAGCAATACATTGTTGTTAGCGTAGACCACTAATTTGAGGTAGGTTGGTAACAAATCTAATATTTACTGCAAAAAGATCACAGTTGCAGATTCATAATATAACTGCACATATTAATGGTATTTAATAATACATTGCTCCAAAGCAAGTTAGGATATCAACAAAGAGTAAATTGATACCAACAGCCACTTTAATTTTTGCGCTTCAacgttttgtttgttgtttgttgtatttggtttttttttttgcacaaacgtcaaacaaaataaaggttttttttttgttttgcatcACAGAATTACACCAcagaccacagattaataggaGGCTGCACAGACGTAAAAACGTCTAATGCCACAGACAACAAAAGAAAGTTATATGACGTCAATCACCACAGATTATAACCGTTTCTAGTTTGACATTGTTTGACAATGATGAATGACGTGACAACTgacaacaacaaataaaaatttaaaataataagtttgtGGTTCGTACGTAtaacaacattattattttaaattcaaatttcaatacATATTCTATTTTTTCGAGCAATATAACATTTTTGTGAATTTTGtgaatatacttacttatatgaAGTCTTAAATATATATACTCAAAAGTATGGACTATGGAGCTATAAAAGTtttctgtaaaataatttatcccATAATAATAGTTCATTAGTGATTGGCGTATACAAGTAACAGGAAACTGCACGTCGCAACTTTATTTAACCCAACATATAGTTCGAGTTATAATAATGATTGCATATAAGTTGACTAGGTTTGCTGGAACTGTGAAGTGCCGAAGGTTCGTTCCAGCTGTTCTCACTAGTCAACCACAGAGAGTTGTAccagtttattataattgtcgcaggtatgtgttaatttacataaaattcatatttaagGGTAATTTATACATTTCTTAAATAAACTGCCAGATAAAaccatgtctctcaataagttttattaaacaGAAGCTTAAAGGAAAGTTCTATTATAGCgttaatgaatatataaatgataaaaaagcttggaaatgaaatgctATTTTCATTTGCAtgcatttcatttttttattgtctggCTACATATATAAGGCCTCGTAACACAGCAACTATTGTGTGCCAACATTGTTATAGCAGATGCACCATGTCAGTTTCTATTTAATgatgtttcaaataaaatatatctttggtttatttgatatttatttcagATATAGCCAAGAGAATAAGCCATTATATGATATTGTAGTAATTGGTGGTGGTATAGTTGGCTCTGCTTCAGCAAGAGAATTATTATTAAGGCATCAAAGTCTAAAAATTGCCCTTGTTGAAAAAGAAAACAGATTTGCATTTCATCAAAGTGGCAACAACAGTGGAGTTATCCATGCAGGGATATACTACAAACCTGGATCACTGAAAGCAAAGCTATGTGTTGAAGGTTTGAATCTATCATACAAATACTTGGATGAGAAAGGTATAAAGTATTCCAAGTGTGGTAAATTGATTGTGGCCACAGACAGATCTGAGGTTTCTAGACTTCTGGAATTGTATGATCGTGGTGTGAAAAATGGGGTAAAAGACATCAAAATGTTAGATGCCAAAGAAATAAAGGAACTAGAACCCCATTGTAATGGTTTGCAAGCATTGTGGTCTCCTCACACTGGCATAGTTGATTGGGGTGAAGTGACTAACTCTTATGTGAGGGACTTTGAAAAATGTGGTGGGAAAACATATCTTAACTTTGAAGTCAACAAGTTTGCTGAGTCTGAAAATTCAGAGCATCCTGTAACCATAACAGACGGCAAGGGAAACAAAATACAAGCTAAATATGTACTGACATGCTGTGGATTGCACTCTGACACTGTTGCAGTTTTAACTGGATGTCCTGAAGAGCCTAAAATAATACCATTTAGGGGGGAGTATTTGTTTTTAGTCCCAGAGAAAAGTCATCTCACCAAAGCTAATATATATCCAGTACCAGACCCAAGGTTCCCATTTTTAGGTGTTCATGTGACACCCAGGATAGATGGACGGGTTATTTTAGGCCCTAATGCAATATTAGCACTTTGTAAAGAAGGTTACAGGTAAATGTTGGTTCTGGATAACTCTTAGGTAAAATacttattgaatatttttcaattcttaATCTTTTTTAAGGTGGGGTGATGTTAACATGAAGGAGCTCAAAGATATTTTGTCATTTTCTGGTTTCCGAAAAATGGCATTCAAATATGCTGGGTTTGGATTTAAAGAAATGACAAGATCTGTTTTGATGCCATTGCAAGTAATGCAAATACAGAAATATATTCAGGAAATTACAACTAGAGATGTAGAGAAAGGACCTGCTGGGGTGAGGGCACAGGCCATGGGGAAAGATGGTAagttattaatcaaaattaacagattacttaaaaatattagtagtagAACCTTcctaattttagaaaaaatatttttcatgtttacTATAACTAAGTTATAATAAGCCTTTGTGCAGAGAGTCTATAGTGTAATCTATCAGGTTTAAGTCTGGACCCTTGACTTTGAGGCTTAACAAGGCATGgcaatttaattaagaaaatgctaTGGGATAATCATCCATAAATAATGATGTAAAGTTTGCCACAGAATTTCCTATTACactttatttcttataatgatattattcaTTAAGGATAATGCCTCATAATAGCTTCTAGTTAGTTTTCCTATACTATATTGCATAATCACAGCACATTATTATCTGATATGTAGGAAATGTTGTATAAACATAGCAGATAATGCattatacttactaataatataaattgtttgtgTGAGTTTGTTAGTTACTGGTTTCTAGTTAAGCGTTTGGTGTAGAGATAGCATTCCAGACTGTTTAAGTAGTGATCatctatatttatgtaaattctagaatttttttctgtttaggTACTCTTATTGAAGACTTCGTATTTGACTCTAAACCAGGCTCTGGTGCCATTGGCAGTAGGGTATTACACTGCAGGAATGCCCCATCTCCTGGAGCTACATCGTCATTGGCCATAGCCAAAATGATAGCAGATAAGATGAAAGACGAATTCAAGCTCTAGTAAGATTTTATTGTGTGGATTGTTAATGTTGTTCCAAAATGTTAGTTATTTCCAAAAATCTCTATGgtctattttttaaatgtaatctatgttttatgttttaaacgAAAGCTATTGCCTGATAtgaaacaatataattaatctagatttatttttctaactattgaaattatttttttaatatttttggaaattactttttttataaaaaaatatacattttgtacTAGAATgtactacaattttttttatattaatattataaaatgagcTTTAGTTCGAGCACTGTGATAAATAGATGTTTTTATGTAATCAAAGATATTGTAATATGATTGTAAATGTTTTGTGTTAAGCATTGTTTGCATTTCACACTATCACTTATAGATAATTTATCATTTGTTATTAGCATATTGGTGCTTACATTGAGTCGTTGGCATTCTAGTGGACAGTTGTATAATGTAAATtgatattatgtataagcattgtataagtatataagttatataataatacatagtaaTATAAGCATAAGACAcaaatttcttattttaatatgttttatattttatgaaaatgtgagtaaaaaaatattgattactatattattacttattaaattaagttaaagcTTGAATCAaatagatattgttattttgttcTATTGTTTGTTGTGTTAACTTAAAAaggaaatacaaaatataatattaagttgtTACATTTTTGGTAAGTAACATTAGATGTAAACAATAATGTATCAGTAGTTATAATCAGCTGCTATTATGTTGTGTATACATATTGCCAAGATAACTTTATTATGTGAATGATGCAAGTGCAAAGTAGATGTTTATTGTTGAATAGATGCAGACATTACTTTGTAGAGGTTCAATATGggcaataaataacaaattcattttgatattcTGTGTGAAAAACTAACATTTAAGTTTGGAAACaccaattgattttttttccacACATTGTTTACCGAGATTagcaaaatatatttgttatttttttttctttgtaattcAAAGTGACCTTTCAAGCAAAACTATTATGGTAATCTTATACTTATTAAAGTTGCAAGGAGAAACTGTTTTCTGCAGTAGGTAGATACAATATTAAGAGAAATCTGCAATGCAGGATAAAATTTGTAATATCTTGTAGGTCTGCCTTACACACTGCCATGGGTTTAGTGTGTTATTTGTATCAGTTTATTGTCTgggtataattaatatttaatacaaattgaTACTTTTGTAGCTctcagaaattaaaaatcatgttttacTAAGTCTTTGATTTATGTCATGTCTCATAAGCTCATCTTGTATCAAAAATATATCACTACCAATCCTTAGTCATTCAATTAAAAAGCCAtttcttgtaaaataaatgaattgcttTCTGACGTCATACACTGTTGTCATATGAAACATTATGTTGCTGACAACCACAATATACTCAGAAAATCCAAACATTGAATAAactggaaaaaaaaatactcattagacatatttaaaaattttgtcaaatcacagattcatttttttaaaaccttcACTCACCATATGGTTCACACAATCTGTTATGTCTCAAGAAAAAATAAGCAGCAAATGCAAATGAACCGACATTTACAAGAAAAGATCTCCATTTTAacataattgaatatttttccaAATGTGTCAGTGTAGTTCTCCGTCTGTACTTTGTGAGCATCATGCAGgtaaaaaacatgtaaaataTAGAACATCCAATGAATGTTTTAAAACATGCTTCATGAAATGCTGAAAAAGAATGTAATCACTGCTGAACAAAAAGTTGACAagtagattaaattaataacgGGAATGAGGAATCAGCAATTGTTTTGTAAATTCTTATAAAGCTGTGAAATGTTATTGttgataaaagttaaaataaattaggttaGAAATTAGAAATCTTTGTGaggtgtaattttaataataattatcaattcTTATCTACACTTACGATAATTTTTGGACGAGGTCCAGTATGTTAATCCTATTAGTGAtaaattttctattatatttaagaATACTGCTAATTTTACTACAAAGGCACAACTTTGGCTTATGACGTTTCTATAATAATTCCATCttaaataaatcatgaaaaaccTTAATGGAGCATGGCCGTAAATAGCTGTCCTCCAAATACTGCGCTGTGGCTCAAAGTTGCCTATGGAAGCTGATATTGATGGGAAGACATTTGGAACTTTGCAATGCGTATTGTTAGCTGTCTCATAATCTttatataatgttattaaaatacatgTTATGAACGCAAACAGAGGCAGTGAAACGGTAAATAGCCCAAACTTTTTGACGGATATTTTGACAAAGTATTTCCTCTCGGCCCCATTGTGAAGAGGTAGATACATTTACTTAAACTATTTACACTTAAATCAATAACTATTTCATTAGTCTTTTAATTCAAAGCACTAAATTATTGATCAATCAACACAGTATATTTTTTAGCCATGGTTAGATTTCAATGTATTTTAGATTTTGGCACTTTGTCACTGTCAATACGAATTACGACGCCTAATACAACGATATGTCAAAATCAGctgttgttaatttttaaaatgaaaattgctGTACACACGAGGCTTTTTGTATAAATGATACAGACGAATTCAGACCACAGACTAATAATAGAAAGAGAAATAATCATAGAGTAGAGAGACCATGGGCTACGCTGACGCTCCACTTAGCAATCCTAACGATTACAATAACCACTGCTTTTTTCCCGTTCCTCTAGCGAGCGTTCCAATCCTATGCATAAGAAATGTTTTAAGAAGCGTTTTGAGCGTTGAATAATACGAAATGGCAATTAAAAAaagctaaattaaatatacttagaTTGCAAGGTATTATGTCGTTGGTCACGTGTTAGGCGATACTCGTGGCTACTCACTGCAGCCTGCATAGATCGATATCGATAATAGTAAAATGTCTGTAGCCATCCAAACGTTTTTTTGTCATTAGCACCTTATGACTACCTTAAAGAGTAGACAAAAATTGAGAAAGTTCTTTGTACttcaattattatactttataccttttttaaaaaattaacacagTTGAGAACATTTTGCTGAATACTTAACCGAGAAGTCCTGGCTGTCCAGGATTCGATTATGAATTAAGAAGGTATGAGGGAACAGATGAACATACCTACCAGGGGCGATGGGAACCATCATATATAACAACCAAATCGGGTTACCTCAtaaaaatccacgagttttaTGGACGTCAATATTTTaacgtaggtaagtacctattcagccaaaaacacattcagactgaaaaaccacatgaacgggttacctactagaaaatttcagtcttcgctaccgATACCTAGTACATATCCACTTTCCGGAAAAAtcctattctttaaaaaaactctaatagctactctactactactagCTCTATCATCTACCTCGAATACTTGTATACCCATATCGTAGAattcgtaggtaggtaggtacctactccacAAAAGCACAGAATACATGATATGTAGGTACAAGTACAGAAGTATCGAGGCAACCTCAGTCGCCCGATCTAaagattttaaatgttaattccACGGCGTAATAACCACGTgccaaagtaaaatctaaacttattgattatgtacctacttaatacctACTGGTTTCCATGCaactaatttgtttattacaatAGCAACGCAAAGCGAGCAGGACTTAATATCTATCCTATTGGAAAGAAATGGTACAATGTATCGATGTTGTGCCTGAGTAatcaagtaataattattaatgaaaGTATGGAAGAAATCTGGAAGAAAGAGTTGATTGATGAAAAGGATTTAACAAAGTGTTCCCCAGATTATAATCCACAAGACATTTATTTACGTATGCAGCTAAGGCGAGACATGGTAAGGAATATACCTACACTATTTAAGTGCctacttatacatataattatgtataatagaAGTTTCTGACAACTCATAATCATCTCCTTTAACATATCTATTCTAATAATaaacagctgaagagtttgtttgtttgtttaattgaacgctctaatctcagaaattacatgtccgatttgaaaaattctttcagtgttagatagcccatttatcgaggaaggctataggctatattttatatcctatttctacgggaacgggaaccacgcgggtgaaaccgcgcggcgtcagctattccCAGATAAGTGGGATCGGCAAAATATGTCGATATCCTCCTTTCGTCtatattactcgtcaactcatcatccactccctcgatacatgtcctctttcacacattcCAACCATCTATACTTTGGCCtacctctcctcttgtgtcctttCATTTATCATTcaacattcttctggtaatatgactccataatataataggtacaatAATAATCCTGATacctgaaatttaatttctaatgaaatttatttattcgtcTCTGTCGCCAGGTAAAAGATACTCACAGTCATGGTGTTACAGTGCGCACCAATTGtcaaaagtaggtacctaactctTAACCACATATTTTCTATAAacttatcatattttattttctgcaCTACGGTTCTTATCTTTATATATAGCTTGACCAGATCAATGAAAcagaataatgatgatgacttaattgtaactgtaaaaaataaaacctgtactgcaattgacagcgccttacacaaatgacattatgaccgccattaccaaaggACAATGAGCTCCATTTTGATTTATGATATTAGCGCCGtttctgggggacttctttcatgaaaaggactttagtctatattttttatattacatattggtacctacctactaaggAATAATTAGTAACagaattaattttgatttttcattaaatatttatttcaacaatGAAAAAGAAGTACCTATAGAGGCTCAATTTAAGAAGTAGAGACActaaaatattctaaattttCTTTTAGAAAAAACATCTCGAAGACAAAGAACTGCTATAAGACTAGAAAGGAAATAGTAAAATTACGtgcttattttcaaaataaaaatttacaaaaccaATGTATGCTAAAAGATGTAGATCGTATTAACCAAAACAGATATTTCCGAACATACAAGAATGTATATCGTGATAAAGCTGTGCTGAATATTgacgataataatttaatagaagaAGACATTGTGCTATGCACAAGTAATCCGGTCGATGATcaagtaaatttaataatagaaaacGATAGtgaattcaaattaataaaGAAGGATAAATGCGATATTTTACAAATGGACAATAATCACTCAAAGAAaagcattaaaaatattgataaaaaagaTGATAAAATTTCAGGAATCGTCAGTAATGATTATTCGGAAATCAAAGCAATCACTAAAGTTAGCCTTAACCATAGATCTTCACCGCCGGCAGCACTTAATAGTTCTtgtgatgaaaataaaactattaaaaaggAGAACGGAATATGCTCTGATTTAATGTCttcatataataatgaatataaaaatgatttacagtcacttttgataatgatgacgattcaTTCTACTGTCCATGAAACTAATGAACCAGATGAACCTCAAGGCACTGAAGGTGAAGCGCTTGATGACAATATCGGTAATTTCAATATAGACGTGAAGGATTCAACAAAAAAGAGATATGAATTATTAGATGAAACTGAAATCGGTGAATTAGAAAAATTACTGAATATACAACCTATCGTTCATAGAACTCTTCgtgaaaagtatattattaaaaaatatgttattctaTGGAAATTATTCGTGAAGAAGAATAGAGAAAATGATATATTACAACAAAGGCAGGAAActcttaatgtattttttgataAACTCGCTAAAAAAAAGAGCAACACAACTTCTGCTACGGAACCAGAGCGAAAATCACTGTATCTTGTACGAGACTATAATTCATATCGACACAGGTATTATTAAATAGCCTTACTATTTAAGGACAAAATTCGATAGAAGCCaaattttactaaaatctattttatgTTTAAGGTACAAACTACAAAAGCACATTATTGCGTTACAAAAAGCTAAGTTGGAGGAGCAAAATAAAGTTATagaacaattaaaatataacaaaatagtcGAAGCATCTCGCCAATCTCTAGATACTATGAGAGAAGATATACGTAAGGCGTATTACGACATCGATAAACATTTGAAGCCGAAAATTAAGTGTTTAACTAACGAGcttaaattaaaagaattagaaggtagatacattttataaaagtttattgaATTCAAGTTGTTTGAAAAGCCTTTCTAGAGATAGCTTTCATAAAGATGTGCTTACCTTGATTATACGATTTTTGTTGTGGTTTATGTTTTAGAACCATCACTCGTTCTCCATTGCTTAAAAGTACCGCAATTTCTGCAACGAATGGAAGCTAGAGCTAGACAGAGAGAAGAGAAACATGCAATCATACGTGAAAGGAGAAAGCAAATGGAAGAAGAACGGATACGATTAAAGCAACAAGTAAGTAGAAATACCTTCATTAATACACATAGATATCTACTACTATTTTTGTAGTAGATATCTATGTGTATAAATTTCAAAAGATTTACTTGATTTCACATTTTACCTATTACAAATGCATCTGTTAAGAATACCAAGTGTTACTTTTATATttcactagcggacccggtcaagcttcgttttgacataagtgcacttatgctctacccttctatacctctacccctaccctacccctaccgcttgactcttaaacgtttgtatgggaaatagaaaagggcagtttttaaattgaattattaatttgatttttctcaccttttaaaccttccctatacctccacgaacatttcaagaccaagataagataaatccgttaagccgttctcgagtaacgagttttagcgagactaacgaacagcaattcatttttatatgtatagatttgctgataataatttaaccaGTAAAACCAGTAGGTTTTCGTGGACCCAATTTTGCTACTCAATTATTTCAATTCAATGTAAATGTAAAGCAATAATCGTTTCTTTTTAGGCGGAACTTGCTAAAACAGAAATGGACAAAGAAGAGAAGTTAAAGAGATTAAGagacttaaaagaaaaaagaaaaagagaaaaggTAGAAAGCATTAGAAAAAAACAGCACGCCGAGAGATTAAGAGCCTTGATAGTTATGGCTGATTTGCACTATGAGAAAAATCTTATGGTCAAATACGGCATCAAGCCTTTAAGAAAACTGCTAGAAATAAAACGTGATAATATGCAAAAAGCTAAAGCGCATTGTAGATTTCAAACGCTTaagaatacatttttaaactggATGTGGTATACAGAAGATATGTGGTTTGAAAGAAATTTCAAAGCAGATGATTTTTACAGAAAAAAGCTTTTAAGTAAAACATTTAACAGCTTGAAAAAGGTATTGTATTGTTGtatatacttttatttcaaaGTCACATTTATATAAAGGTCTACTGACTTTAGTCGTATGAAGTACTGATAGAGGAGTCTTCGTACAACTTTAGTAAATGAAAGGTTTTTGTGAAAGTAGCGGTTCTTAATATTAACCCGTTTTTGATTGTTCAAATCCACGAATTAATCTTTAAAGAAACGCAATACTATCTCAAAATACAATTCATAAAGCTATTTTTGTTATGCGAGTACTTATCTGTTCTTACAGAATCATCACgaatttgtgttaaaaaaacaaGTAGCAGAGGACTATTATGATTTGTACGTAACACAAGTAGTGTTCACAAAATTCCGTAAAGGTATTGAAATTATCAAGCAAGAGTTGGAAATCAAAGTAGTAAAAGCAACATTGTATTATAACAGGTAAATATCTAAGGAGTTTCTAATAAACCTATCTATACTACTTTcagttattttcaaaaaaattttttttattggtaaaacaatttacaatatGGTAGACTTAAATGATTGACAATCACTTCTAGTAAACGAGAGCAAAGCCGTGGTTATATgacatcattagcaacccattttcagctcaATAACTGAcaacgattctcctctcagaatgagagaggttaggtcaatagtccaccacgctggcccattgcggattggcagacttcacacaagcagagaattaagcaaattctcagatatgcaggtttcctcacaatgcttttccttcaccgtttgagacatgtgatatttaatttcttaaaaatacacTTGACTGAAAAactagaggtgcatgcccggaccggattcgaaccaacgccctccgaatccAAGGCAGATGATCCACTGCAATATACGATGATACACAATAAAAAGTTCTGTTTTATTTCcagcaatattttattcaaaactttTACCTGTTGGCGGTCTCTACCTGCTCTTAACGCGTTGAAGAGAGAACAAGATGCCAGAAAGCTAAAGTGGAGGCAGAAAGTGTTATTGGTTGTGCCAGATTATAAACCACCCGAGGACTAGCTTAATTGTAGTAAATAAGATTTTAGGGCATTCTGGAAAATTTACGAGGGTTTTCGCAAATACCGCTCGCCTTACTTCGCGAGTATATTAGCCCTTATTGATATGTTTTTGTACATTGCGCAGCCTTGTGTTAAGAGATGAccataggtttttttttttaaagaatatttgccatatcttttataatatgaccaatattctcattcctctccaactagtcggtaaCACTGTCcttggagtgggtacgacaatagaccaacggggcggggttcgaaccaccacgcttcggtaatgagtccgacctctcctaccgttgagctattgcggCTACAAAGGTTTGGTAAGCATCGATCGGCCTGGGAAACTTTATGACATTTCGGAAGTTAGCTGCTAGTATCGCGTGcataaattaggtaggtacacctAAAATCAAGACGTTCCCATTGATAAAGTCCCTTTCATGAAAAAAGTCATCCAGACGCGACGCTcgtattgtcatttgtgtaaggcgctttagccgcgggactttttTCCTGAAAAGGACTCTATCTGAAATTTTGCGCTGTTCCGAGACGTCATAAAGTTTAAAATCCGTTATTATAACCATGCATTGTCCTCTAAAtgaaatatgttatttataatcTAGCCTCAGTCGTTACTCGTTCGGCGTTAACTGTAAGATTTGCAGTTATAagggcaagttaaataaaagaaaattgagaATCACgtgttttattgtttgaaaaagcttaacttgtaatttaatttttgaaatttattaatccaaaatataacttaatttattatagtgatCTACATAAAACATGTAAATAAGAAACTGGTTTTAAAAGTGTATAAGTACTTACTTCATTTTGGAAATGTTAAATATTCATAatcaataggtaggtattatggttaaaattaaacctctcttaaaaatgattaaaaagatcttaaaaactaaataatacctttaataac harbors:
- the LOC112045086 gene encoding L-2-hydroxyglutarate dehydrogenase, mitochondrial, whose protein sequence is MIAYKLTRFAGTVKCRRFVPAVLTSQPQRVVPVYYNCRRYSQENKPLYDIVVIGGGIVGSASARELLLRHQSLKIALVEKENRFAFHQSGNNSGVIHAGIYYKPGSLKAKLCVEGLNLSYKYLDEKGIKYSKCGKLIVATDRSEVSRLLELYDRGVKNGVKDIKMLDAKEIKELEPHCNGLQALWSPHTGIVDWGEVTNSYVRDFEKCGGKTYLNFEVNKFAESENSEHPVTITDGKGNKIQAKYVLTCCGLHSDTVAVLTGCPEEPKIIPFRGEYLFLVPEKSHLTKANIYPVPDPRFPFLGVHVTPRIDGRVILGPNAILALCKEGYRWGDVNMKELKDILSFSGFRKMAFKYAGFGFKEMTRSVLMPLQVMQIQKYIQEITTRDVEKGPAGVRAQAMGKDGTLIEDFVFDSKPGSGAIGSRVLHCRNAPSPGATSSLAIAKMIADKMKDEFKL
- the LOC112045094 gene encoding post-GPI attachment to proteins factor 2 — translated: MYLPLHNGAERKYFVKISVKKFGLFTVSLPLFAFITCILITLYKDYETANNTHCKVPNVFPSISASIGNFEPQRSIWRTAIYGHAPLRFFMIYLRWNYYRNVISQSCAFVVKLAVFLNIIENLSLIGLTYWTSSKNYPFHEACFKTFIGCSIFYMFFTCMMLTKYRRRTTLTHLEKYSIMLKWRSFLVNVGSFAFAAYFFLRHNRLCEPYVYSMFGFSEYIVVVSNIMFHMTTVYDVRKQFIYFTRNGFLIE
- the LOC112045243 gene encoding trichohyalin, translating into MLCLSNQVIIINESMEEIWKKELIDEKDLTKCSPDYNPQDIYLRMQLRRDMVKDTHSHGVTVRTNCQKKNISKTKNCYKTRKEIVKLRAYFQNKNLQNQCMLKDVDRINQNRYFRTYKNVYRDKAVLNIDDNNLIEEDIVLCTSNPVDDQVNLIIENDSEFKLIKKDKCDILQMDNNHSKKSIKNIDKKDDKISGIVSNDYSEIKAITKVSLNHRSSPPAALNSSCDENKTIKKENGICSDLMSSYNNEYKNDLQSLLIMMTIHSTVHETNEPDEPQGTEGEALDDNIGNFNIDVKDSTKKRYELLDETEIGELEKLLNIQPIVHRTLREKYIIKKYVILWKLFVKKNRENDILQQRQETLNVFFDKLAKKKSNTTSATEPERKSLYLVRDYNSYRHRYKLQKHIIALQKAKLEEQNKVIEQLKYNKIVEASRQSLDTMREDIRKAYYDIDKHLKPKIKCLTNELKLKELEEPSLVLHCLKVPQFLQRMEARARQREEKHAIIRERRKQMEEERIRLKQQAELAKTEMDKEEKLKRLRDLKEKRKREKVESIRKKQHAERLRALIVMADLHYEKNLMVKYGIKPLRKLLEIKRDNMQKAKAHCRFQTLKNTFLNWMWYTEDMWFERNFKADDFYRKKLLSKTFNSLKKNHHEFVLKKQVAEDYYDLYVTQVVFTKFRKGIEIIKQELEIKVVKATLYYNSNILFKTFTCWRSLPALNALKREQDARKLKWRQKVLLVVPDYKPPED